One Candidatus Nitrososphaera evergladensis SR1 genomic window, CCCAGCTGGACTACGAGGGCGAGCTTGCCGTGGTGATTGGAAAGGAGTGCAGAAATATGTCAGAAGAAACGGCTCTTGGATGCGTGGCAGGCTATTTTGTGATAAACGACATATCGGCAAGGGATGTCCAGTTCATCGACAAGCAGTACACACGCGCCAAGGGCTTTGACACGTTTGGGCCTTGCGGGCCCTGGCTCACGACCAAGGACGAGATCGCAGACCCGTGCGACCTGCGCCTCACGACGCGGGTAAACGGCGAGGTGCGGCAGGATTCGTCCACAAAAAATCTTGTCCTGAAAATAGACAGGATAATACACAGCCTGAGCAAGGTGATGACGCTAGAGCCGGGCGACATCATATCCACCGGCACGCCAAGCGGCACCGTGCTTTCGCTGTCGTCGCACGTGAAATACCTGCAGCACGGCGACGTGGTCGAAGTGGAAATTGAAAAGCTGGGCAGGATAAAAAACCGCGTGACCTTTTACTAGGGCTCTTGGCTGTTGTTGCGGCGCGCAAACTGCCGCTTCTAGGTGAGAAGCGGCCTTGCCTTGTACGTCATCAGTATGTCCCTGACAAGCTCGGGCGCGGCAGGGGCGTGCATGTCTATTGCCTTTGACAGGCATTCTGCATCTTTCCTGGTAGGAACCACTATTTCGCCCAAATAGCCTCCCCTTTCTTGTACTTGATTGCGGCAGAGCTGCTGCCGCATAACGCATTGGCTGTTTCGACTATTTTTTCGATCCAGACTGTTATGGTAGACGGGGCAAGACCCCGTACAAGGCTGTCCTTGTAGTCTCTTATTACTGCCTGCTCTGAATCGTCGTCGTCGTGGCCGCCGTGCACAAGGCAGCTGCGCGCCTGTCGTATAAAAGATCTCTAGATGACATCCACCCTGACGTCAGATTCTAAAATCCGCCGTTCGCAGGCCATTGAAAACATCTTTTCAATCGCCTTTCTTCCTTCTGGACCCATGTCGCGGGTTATCTCGTTCACGTACATGAGCACAAATTTCTTTATGGTCTCCTTTGGCTGGCCACGGGAATACTGCATTGCGTAATCTACAGAAGCGTCGATGTTGTCAAGGCCGTACTCTATTGATTTTACAAAAAGGTCGCTAAACTCCTTCAACTGGCCGCGGTCCATAGTCCTTGCACTTGCCACGTTTATGCCAAGTGGTACAGGAAGGCCGCCCGTCTGCGAGTCCCACCACTGGCCCAGCTCCATTATCCCCGCAAATTTTGTCTTGTCGTAGGTTATCTGCGCCTCGTGTATGACAAGCCCAGCGTCCACTTCTCCTGTCAGGACTGCCTGCGGTATTGCCTCAAACGACATCTCTTTTTCTCTGAACTTGCCTATGGCAAGTTTCAGCAAAAGGTTGGCAGAAGTCATCCTGCCAGGTATTGCTATCGTGGCGTCTTTTAGGCCGTCAAGGGTCATGCCCTTGTCCTTTCTTGCAATCACCACCGGGCCGTATTTCAGCCCAAAGCTGCCGCCCCCGCGCAATATTACATAGTCCTTCAGGTAGGCGTAGGCGTGCGCCGACACCGCAGTCGCGTCCAGCTCGTGCGCAAGCGCCCTTTTGTTCAAAGTCTCGATGTCCTGGATGACGTGCTTTATCGCAAACCTGCTGGACCCTACTGCGCCACATGCAAAGCCATAGAACATGAACGCGTCGTCGGCGTCAGGAGTGTGGCCAAGCGTTATCTCCATCTCTCTCATGCAGGCGCCTTGCGCCACTATTAAATCAATATCTCCATGAGAAATATAGGCAACATTTATAGTCCCCAAACAAAATTTTTGAAAATTGAGTGTATGCCAAAGTTCAAGTCTACTCAGGAAATCCTGAGAATCATCGGTAATAAGGATCAGATACGCAATTTCGGTGTCATTGCACACGTCGACCACGGCAAGACGACCATGTCAGACAGCCTCCTTGCCGCGTCCGGCATCATCGCGCCGTCGGTGGCGGGCCAGGCCCTTGCTCTTGACTCTATGAAGCTGGAGCAGAACAGGCAGATGACCATCAGGGGCGCAAACGTGACGCTTCTCTACGAAAACGAGGGCAAGGATTACGTCATCAACATGATAGACACGCCCGGCCACATCGACTTTACAGGCAGGGTCACAAGGGCGCTGCGCGCAATCGACGGCGTGGTAGTCGTCTCTGACTCTGTCGAGGGCATCATGACCCAGACAGAGACTGTCACGAGGCAGGCACTTGAAGAGCGCGTCAGGCCAGTCCTTTACATCAACAAGATAGACCGCCTCGTAAAGGAGCTGAGGCTGGACGGGCCGGCCATGCAAAAGTGGCTTTCAAACATCATCGCAGATTTCAACAGGCTTGTTGACCTCTACGCAGAGCCGGAGTACAAGGAAAAGTGGAAGGTATCGATACAGGGCAACAGCGTCGCCTTTGGCTCTGCCAAGGACCGCTGGGGCTTTAACTTCAAGATGGCGCAAAAGCTGGGCGTCGGGTTCAAGGATGTCTACGAGGCATACACTGCTGAAGGCACTGAAAAGATAAAGGCGCTGGCAGAGAAATCGCCGTTGCACGATGCAGTTCTTGGCATGGTAGTCGAGCACCACCCGCCGCCCCACGTGGCGCAGAAATACCGTATCCCGAAAATCTGGCCGGGCGACCTCAACTCTGAGATCGGCCAGGCGCTCTTGAACTGCGACGAAAAAGGTCCGGCGATGATGATGGTCACGACCATCAACGTCGACCCGCAGGCAGGCAGGGTGGCAACAGGGCGTCTGTATTCAGGCACGATAAAGGACGGCGACGAGATCTACCTGATAGACGCCAAGAGGCCCGGCAAGGTGCAGTCCGTGAACATCTACATGGGCAACACCCGCGAAGTTGTGAGCGTGCTTCCTGCAGGCAACATACCGGCGCTGCTTGGCCTTGACTATGCAGTTTCCGGCGAGTCGATATCGACCGTCAAGACCGCGACGGCGTTTGAATCAATCAAGTACGTATCAGAGCCTGTCGTCACCATCGCGGTGGAACCAAAGCACCCCAAGGACCTGCCCAAGCTGGTGGAAGGCCTGCGCAGGATTACCGTGGAGGACCCGAACCTGATAGTCAAGATAAACGAGGAGTCCGGCGAGACCCTGATGGCAGGCATGGGTGTCCTGCACCTTGAAATCGCGACATCGCTCCTGCAGGAAATGGGCCTTGACATCGTCACCACGCAGCCCTTGATCAACTACCGCGAGACGATCCGCGCAAAGGCCGGCCCCATAATGAGCAAGTCTCCAAACAAGCACAACAAGATATTCATGCGCGTCGAGCCCTTGCCAGAGGACATTGTCGACATGATAAGGACTGGCAAGCTGAAGGAAGACATGGACAAGAAGGAGATGGCCAAGATCCTGAGAGAAAAGGGGTGGGGCACCGACGAGTCAAGGAGCGTCGTAGCAATCGATTCGTCCGGCAACATGATGGTGGACGAGACCAAGGGTGTCCAGTTCATACAGGAATCGATGGACTCTATCCGCTCTGGCTTTGACGACGTGATAAAGAACGGCCCGATAGCAAAGGAGCAGGTAAGGGGCGTGAAATTCGTCCTGCACCACTTTGTCCCGCACGAGGACCCTGCGCACAGGGGCCTTGCGCAGCTGATGCCGGCCACGAGGAGGGCGATGCTTGGCTCCATGCTGATTGCAGACCCCGTGCTTTTGGAGCCGATACTTGGCATCGAGATCAAGTGCCCGCAGGAGCAGATAGGCGTCGTCGCAAGCGTGCTGTCAGGCAAGCGCGGCAAGCTCCTCAACGTCGAGCAGAAGGGCATCATCGCCATCATACAGGGCGAGGTGCCGGCGTCAGAGACTTTTGACCTGTCAGAGGTCATGAGGGGCGGGACCGCAGGCAAGGCGATGTGGACGACGTTCTTCAAGACGTGGGCGCCAGTTCCAAACTCGATCTTTAGGAATCTGGTTGCAGAGACGCGCAAGAGGAAGGGCCTCAACCCAGAGCCACCGGGACCTGACGAATTCATAGACAAAGAGTAAAAATACAATCCCCCTCCCGCCCGCACGACTTTGTACGCATAACGTAGGTAATGACGGAAAGGGTTGAGCCGCTTTTTAGGCTCAGAATGGGACGCAGTTTGTACACAGAATCGAGGGGATGGCGGTGAGCAGGATCATTTTCAAGAACGCAAAGAGAGAATTGCCTCCACTATTAAAAAGGATCCAATGATGCCAAGCACAACCAATAGTATCTTTGCCCCTCTGCGTGCTCTTTGTTCCTGAGGCTTGGCTTTACTACGTCTGAACACAAAGTAGCCCACCGCAATCAAGCCTGCCCCTATGGCTCCGACAATTATGGCAGAGTACTGTATCCCTCTTTGAATCTCCAGCAAGCTCTTGCATTCTAGCAGGTTTTGTGTCGATGCAACAGTGTTATTGGTAATCAAGACTATCAAATTGCCTTGCACAGGTAATGCAAGAGGAGACATGGTGTTGACGATAGTTTGAATGATTGCATGATCGCCCGTAAAATTCGATGGCACGGTTACGGACAGAGGGATGGTTGCGCTTGCAGTCATGTTGGCAGCCGGAGTTACAATAACTGGAAAACTCCCTTTCTCTACACGCGCCCAGTCAGAATTAGTTCCATTGAATGTAACGCTGTCAATGACCAATTTGCCAGGGAGCATAGAGCACACTCTCATCTCTTGCGTTTGGGCCTCTCCAAGTTTTATGCGGTAGACAGGGATATCCGCCCTTATTGAAAGTGGCCCCATCGAGTGTGAATATGCATCTTTTAAGATTGTAGAAAAGGTTGCTAATGCAAAGAGAGCTGCGACAACGACAGCAAAGTGGGCTGCTCTCATTATTACAAAGTGCAAATGTTGGCATATACGCTTTCAGGAGTTCAATTCTTTATACTCCTTGTCGATTATAAAGACAAGCCCTCTTTTCACGCTCAGGGTTGTGCCGCTTTTTAGGTATCACTAGATGGTGTCGTACGTTATGGTTAGTTGGAGATAGCCTAAAACCAAATGAACTACTGCTGACAAAAAGTTGGATAAACCAGAAAACAATCTGAATGGAGCCTAGAGGAGAGAGTGCTTTGCTGGCGCCTTCCGAGAATCGGACATGTCAGAATCGATATTAACTAGGAGGAGCAAACGAAGGCGTGCATAGCGGAACACCTGAGGAAGTCCTCAAGTCGATAGTGGACGGAATTAACACGGGAAATCTCGACGCTCTAGTGCCTCTTTATGAGCCGAATGCTGCATTCGCGGCTCAGCCCGGGAACCTTGCTCACGGCCTAGCAGGTGTCCGTGAAGCGCTTACCGGCTTCATTGCGATGAAGGGCAAACTCGATCTCAAAGTGACAAGAGTCCTTGAGGCGAATGGTCTGGCTCTCGTAATTGGGGTATGGTCATTCACTGGAACCGGACCAGATGGCAAGCCGGTGAAATTGGCGTCAAAATCTGCCGATGTTCTGAGACGTCAGGCCGACGGCTCGTGGCGCTTCGTGATCGACAACCCTTGGGGAACGGACTGAATGACCGGCAGATTAATCCACTTACACTGGCAGATGAACTAACGAAAGATAATTCCCTCCCCCTCTTTTGAGCGTAA contains:
- a CDS encoding elongation factor EF-2 produces the protein MPKFKSTQEILRIIGNKDQIRNFGVIAHVDHGKTTMSDSLLAASGIIAPSVAGQALALDSMKLEQNRQMTIRGANVTLLYENEGKDYVINMIDTPGHIDFTGRVTRALRAIDGVVVVSDSVEGIMTQTETVTRQALEERVRPVLYINKIDRLVKELRLDGPAMQKWLSNIIADFNRLVDLYAEPEYKEKWKVSIQGNSVAFGSAKDRWGFNFKMAQKLGVGFKDVYEAYTAEGTEKIKALAEKSPLHDAVLGMVVEHHPPPHVAQKYRIPKIWPGDLNSEIGQALLNCDEKGPAMMMVTTINVDPQAGRVATGRLYSGTIKDGDEIYLIDAKRPGKVQSVNIYMGNTREVVSVLPAGNIPALLGLDYAVSGESISTVKTATAFESIKYVSEPVVTIAVEPKHPKDLPKLVEGLRRITVEDPNLIVKINEESGETLMAGMGVLHLEIATSLLQEMGLDIVTTQPLINYRETIRAKAGPIMSKSPNKHNKIFMRVEPLPEDIVDMIRTGKLKEDMDKKEMAKILREKGWGTDESRSVVAIDSSGNMMVDETKGVQFIQESMDSIRSGFDDVIKNGPIAKEQVRGVKFVLHHFVPHEDPAHRGLAQLMPATRRAMLGSMLIADPVLLEPILGIEIKCPQEQIGVVASVLSGKRGKLLNVEQKGIIAIIQGEVPASETFDLSEVMRGGTAGKAMWTTFFKTWAPVPNSIFRNLVAETRKRKGLNPEPPGPDEFIDKE
- a CDS encoding fumarylacetoacetate hydrolase family protein encodes the protein MKIARISTKGGRETYALVSPEGDGGMATRDEVERQAGVKLPAALEDFVFGDYAQKVTTGKISYAHKPGEFRLLPPIRRTFKIICLAFNYSDQASWVRFGKSPPKDPVIYLKPRTSLCGPADDIACPKSVTQLDYEGELAVVIGKECRNMSEETALGCVAGYFVINDISARDVQFIDKQYTRAKGFDTFGPCGPWLTTKDEIADPCDLRLTTRVNGEVRQDSSTKNLVLKIDRIIHSLSKVMTLEPGDIISTGTPSGTVLSLSSHVKYLQHGDVVEVEIEKLGRIKNRVTFY
- a CDS encoding YybH family protein, which translates into the protein MHSGTPEEVLKSIVDGINTGNLDALVPLYEPNAAFAAQPGNLAHGLAGVREALTGFIAMKGKLDLKVTRVLEANGLALVIGVWSFTGTGPDGKPVKLASKSADVLRRQADGSWRFVIDNPWGTD
- a CDS encoding lytic polysaccharide monooxygenase, producing MRAAHFAVVVAALFALATFSTILKDAYSHSMGPLSIRADIPVYRIKLGEAQTQEMRVCSMLPGKLVIDSVTFNGTNSDWARVEKGSFPVIVTPAANMTASATIPLSVTVPSNFTGDHAIIQTIVNTMSPLALPVQGNLIVLITNNTVASTQNLLECKSLLEIQRGIQYSAIIVGAIGAGLIAVGYFVFRRSKAKPQEQRARRGAKILLVVLGIIGSFLIVEAILSLRS
- a CDS encoding menaquinone biosynthesis family protein → MAQGACMREMEITLGHTPDADDAFMFYGFACGAVGSSRFAIKHVIQDIETLNKRALAHELDATAVSAHAYAYLKDYVILRGGGSFGLKYGPVVIARKDKGMTLDGLKDATIAIPGRMTSANLLLKLAIGKFREKEMSFEAIPQAVLTGEVDAGLVIHEAQITYDKTKFAGIMELGQWWDSQTGGLPVPLGINVASARTMDRGQLKEFSDLFVKSIEYGLDNIDASVDYAMQYSRGQPKETIKKFVLMYVNEITRDMGPEGRKAIEKMFSMACERRILESDVRVDVI